The Streptomyces sp. NBC_00102 genome segment GAACCGTGCCCAGGTGTGCGAACAGCACGCGGCCCGGACGAGTCCGTTCTCACTCGAACGGGCGCATTCGGGCCGAGGTGACCACGGGGGACGGGTCGGTGTGCAAGGGGTGTCAGAGCGTGGCCCAGGCCTCCGTCAGGACGGACCGGAGGATGCCTTCGATCTCGTCGAAGGTGGACTGGTCGGAGATGAGCGGCGGGGCGAGCTGGATGACCGGATCGCCCCGGTCGTCGGCCCGGCAGTACAGCCCGTTGTCGAACAGAGCCTTGGAGAGGAAGCCGTAGAGCACCCGCTCCGTCTCCTCCGCGGTGAACGTCTCCTTGGTGGCTTTGTCCTTCACCAGTTCGATGCCGTAGAAGAAGCCGTTGCCCCGCACGTCCCCGACGATCGGGAGGTCGTGCAGCTTGCTCAGGGTGGAGAAGAAGGCGTCCTCGTTGTCCAGCACGTGCTGGTTGAGGCCCTCGCGCTCGAAGATGTCGAGATTGGTCAGGGCGACGGCCGCCGAGACCGGGTGGCCACCGAAGGTGTAGCCGTGGAGGAAGGTGTTGCCGCCCCGGTAGAACGGCTCCGCGATCCGGTCCGAGACGATGCAGGCGCCGATCGGTGAGTACCCGGAGGTCATGCCCTTGGCGCAGGTGATCATGTCCGGCACGTAGCCGAACTTGTCGCAGGCGAACATGGTGCCGAGACGCCCGAAGGCGCAGATGACCTCGTCGGAGACGAGCAGCACGTCGTACCGGTCACAGATCTCGCGGACCCGCTGGAAGTATCCCGGCGGCGGCGGGAAGCAGCCGCCCGCGTTCTGCACCGGCTCCAGGAAGACCGCCGCGACCGTGTCGGGGCCCTCGAAGCGGATCTCCTGCTCGATCTGGTCGGCGGCCCAGCGGCCGAAGGCCTCGGGGTCGTCGCCGAAGAGGGGCGCACGGTAGATGTTGGTGTTGGGCACCTTGTGCGCACCGGGTACGAGCGGCTCGAACGGAGCCTTCAGCGCGGGGAGGCCGGTGATCGACAGGGCGCCCTGGGGGGTGCCGTGGTAGGCGACGGCACGGGAGATGACCTTGTACTTGGTCGGCTTGCCCTGGAGCTTGAAGTACTGCTTCGCCAGCTTCCAGGCGGTTTCGACGGCCTCGCCGCCGCCCGTGGTGAAGAAGACCTTGTTGAGGTCGCCCGGCGCGTAGTCGGCGAGGCGCTCGGCGAGCTCGACGGCCTTGGGGTGGGCGTACGACCACACGGGGAAGAAGGCCAGCTCCTGGCCCTGCTTGTAGGCCGTCTCGGCGAGTTCGTGCCGTCCGTGCCCCGCGTTGACCACGAAGAGGCCGGAGAGCCCGTCGAGGTAGCGCTTTCCCCCGGCGTCGTAGATGTAGGTGCCCTCGCCCCGCACGATGGTGGGGACGGGCGCGTTCTCGTAGTCCGACATGCGGGTGAAGTGCATCCACAGGTGGTCGTACGCGGTTCGGCTGAGGTCCTTGCTCACGGCTATCGGGTTCCCCACATATAGGTCTGCTTCTTGAGCTTGAGGTAGACGAAGCTCTCCGTGGAGCGCACTCCGGGAATGGTGCGTATGCGGGTGCCGATCGTCTCCAGCAGGTGGTCGTCGTCCTCGCAGACGATCTCCACCATCAGATCGAACGAGCCCGCGGTCATCACCACGTACTCGCACTCGTCCATCGCCGTCAGCGCCTCGGCGACCGGTTCGACGTCCCCGGCCACGTTGATGCCGACCATCGCCTGCCGTCGGAAACCCACGGTCAGCGGGTCGGTGACGGCGACGATCTGCATCACGCCCTGGTCGAGCAGTTTCTGTACGCGCTGGCGCACGGCCGCCTCGGAGAGGCCCACGGCCTTGCCGATGGCGGCGTACGGCCTGCGTCCGTCCTCCTGGAGCTGCTCGATGATCGCCAGGGACACGGCATCGACCGCTGGGGTCGATCCGTTCCCGGTCCGGGACTCCGCGCTACGACTGGCCACGGGCACCACTGTGCACCGCGACTCCGGGGAGTTGCAAGCATGGATCGATGAAATTCGTTGTCACCGTGCTCGTATCCGACTGAATCCGCACACGGTGGTGGTGGGGCCTGCCGAAAGCG includes the following:
- a CDS encoding aspartate aminotransferase family protein codes for the protein MGNPIAVSKDLSRTAYDHLWMHFTRMSDYENAPVPTIVRGEGTYIYDAGGKRYLDGLSGLFVVNAGHGRHELAETAYKQGQELAFFPVWSYAHPKAVELAERLADYAPGDLNKVFFTTGGGEAVETAWKLAKQYFKLQGKPTKYKVISRAVAYHGTPQGALSITGLPALKAPFEPLVPGAHKVPNTNIYRAPLFGDDPEAFGRWAADQIEQEIRFEGPDTVAAVFLEPVQNAGGCFPPPPGYFQRVREICDRYDVLLVSDEVICAFGRLGTMFACDKFGYVPDMITCAKGMTSGYSPIGACIVSDRIAEPFYRGGNTFLHGYTFGGHPVSAAVALTNLDIFEREGLNQHVLDNEDAFFSTLSKLHDLPIVGDVRGNGFFYGIELVKDKATKETFTAEETERVLYGFLSKALFDNGLYCRADDRGDPVIQLAPPLISDQSTFDEIEGILRSVLTEAWATL
- a CDS encoding Lrp/AsnC family transcriptional regulator, yielding MASRSAESRTGNGSTPAVDAVSLAIIEQLQEDGRRPYAAIGKAVGLSEAAVRQRVQKLLDQGVMQIVAVTDPLTVGFRRQAMVGINVAGDVEPVAEALTAMDECEYVVMTAGSFDLMVEIVCEDDDHLLETIGTRIRTIPGVRSTESFVYLKLKKQTYMWGTR